From Motacilla alba alba isolate MOTALB_02 chromosome 9, Motacilla_alba_V1.0_pri, whole genome shotgun sequence, a single genomic window includes:
- the C9H3orf33 gene encoding protein C3orf33 homolog — translation MPERGGGGSERAALALARLSEWADAHLGLLRGLIAGAAVAGVLLLARSFRVTTKFTSPLEIPVEFVEKNVKLRGKLHHITEKGLEVEHIPISIPFISAIQRKWQPEGLLLIRLAGVELAAGGTAWLQRELLPKQPLWFQLLGRDSSALECLVLVHKGGFFSMCLNEELLSQGLARAARIEGLPHHSRLYWKLHKRLLRAELKAVKKNKGIWKEQSYSERVQERISSNKFLQRLKRFVSWVRSSTER, via the exons ATgccggagcggggcggcggcggctccgaACGCGCCGCGCTGGCCCTGGCCCGGCTCTCCGAGTGGGCGGACGcgcacctggggctgctgcgg GGCCTGATCGCCGGCGCGGCCGTGGccggggtgctgctgctggcccggAGCTTCCGCGTG ACAACAAAGTTCACAAGTCCTTTGGAAATACCTGTGGAGTTTGTGGAAAAGAATGTGAAATTGAGAGGGAAATTACATCACATCACAGAGAAGGGCCTGGAAGTTGAGCACATTCCCATCAGCATTCCTTTCATCTCAGCCATCCAGAGAAAAT ggcagccagaggggctCCTGCTGATCCGCCTGGCCGGggtggagctggctgcaggtggcACGGCCTGGCTGCAGCGGGAGCTGCTCCCCAAACAGCCCCTGTGGttccagctcctgggcagggacagctcggCCCTGGAGTGCCTCGTCCTAGTCCATAAG GGTGGGTTTTTCAGCATGTGCTTGAACGAAGAGCTCTTGAGCCAAGGGCTGGCCAGAGCAGCCCGGATTGAGGGGCTGCCTCACCACTCCCGCCTCTACTGGAAACTGCACAAAAGGCTCCTCCGGGCCGAGTTAAaggctgtgaagaaaaataaaggcatttggAAAGAGCAGAGCTACTCTGAAAGAGTCCAGGAGCGCATCAGCAGCAATAAattcctgcagaggctgaaaCGGTTTGTGAGCTGGGTGAGAAGCTCTACTGAGAGGTGA